The SAR202 cluster bacterium genome includes a region encoding these proteins:
- a CDS encoding CoA pyrophosphatase: MASLRAALARWPWSGASRTSMRYSAVLKRLSLQSLNNPLFTDLTLKNLHQLLAGRTPAPLTDPARSPAAVLLLLYPKDGQYVVHFQKRSQFVQRHKGEVSLPGGVPHAEDPDPLATALRETYEESGVLPQDVTIIGQMDDVPTRTGYALKVFIGTISYPYSFTASPAEVEEVLEVPLPVLQDPANWREEVRWQNGKTVKGYSFAYGPHLIYGATAKIVEQFLGLISTVQQNGRRKIGARKPVTA; the protein is encoded by the coding sequence ATGGCATCTCTCCGCGCCGCGCTTGCCAGGTGGCCGTGGTCTGGGGCATCACGGACCAGCATGAGGTACAGCGCAGTGTTGAAGAGGTTGTCTCTTCAATCTTTGAATAATCCCTTGTTCACAGACCTCACCTTAAAAAATCTCCACCAACTCTTGGCCGGCAGAACACCCGCGCCCTTGACTGACCCCGCGCGCAGCCCCGCCGCCGTCCTCCTCCTTCTCTACCCCAAAGACGGCCAGTACGTAGTCCACTTCCAAAAGCGTTCTCAGTTTGTGCAGCGCCACAAGGGCGAGGTCTCCCTCCCCGGCGGCGTCCCCCATGCGGAAGACCCTGACCCCCTTGCAACGGCCCTGCGCGAGACCTATGAAGAGTCCGGCGTGCTACCCCAGGATGTGACCATCATCGGCCAGATGGACGACGTGCCTACGCGCACCGGCTATGCCCTCAAGGTGTTCATCGGCACCATATCTTACCCGTACTCTTTCACCGCCAGCCCCGCTGAAGTGGAGGAAGTGCTGGAAGTGCCCTTGCCGGTTCTTCAAGACCCCGCCAACTGGCGGGAGGAAGTTAGATGGCAGAACGGAAAGACTGTTAAGGGCTACTCTTTTGCTTACGGCCCGCATCTCATCTACGGCGCGACCGCTAAAATTGTTGAGCAGTTTCTGGGCTTGATATCCACGGTCCAGCAGAACGGGAGAAGAAAAATTGGAGCAAGAAAACCAGTCACCGCTTAG
- a CDS encoding dephospho-CoA kinase — protein MKVIGLTGGIGTGKSAVAQILQELGAVLISADRLGHEAYKPNTETWRKVVDAFGPQVAAPSGEIDRRRLGAIVFADPKALKKLNAIVHPQIRRLAEQKLEELRKQKIDTIVVEAALLFEAGWDSLVDEVWVTYAPEDIVLKRLQVRDGLTKQEVQNRIKSQIPFDERAKRSSVIINNSGTPEQLREQVLKLWVSRQKEGTNKNG, from the coding sequence ATGAAGGTAATTGGGCTTACTGGAGGCATTGGAACTGGCAAAAGCGCAGTCGCTCAAATCCTTCAGGAACTGGGGGCCGTACTCATCAGCGCCGATCGCCTGGGCCATGAGGCATACAAGCCTAACACCGAGACTTGGCGCAAAGTGGTGGATGCCTTCGGCCCGCAAGTGGCCGCTCCGAGCGGTGAAATCGACAGGCGGCGATTGGGCGCCATCGTCTTTGCCGACCCCAAGGCCCTTAAGAAACTTAACGCCATTGTCCACCCACAAATTAGGAGGCTGGCGGAACAAAAATTAGAGGAGCTACGCAAACAGAAAATTGATACAATAGTCGTTGAAGCCGCGCTGCTCTTTGAAGCAGGCTGGGATTCCCTGGTGGACGAAGTGTGGGTTACCTACGCGCCGGAAGATATAGTCCTGAAAAGACTCCAAGTCAGGGACGGCCTCACTAAGCAGGAGGTCCAAAACCGCATAAAATCCCAAATCCCCTTCGACGAGCGCGCGAAGCGAAGTAGTGTTATCATCAATAATTCGGGAACGCCTGAGCAACTGAGAGAGCAGGTCCTAAAACTCTGGGTGAGTCGTCAAAAGGAAGGCACAAACAAGAATGGCTAG
- the rimI gene encoding ribosomal-protein-alanine N-acetyltransferase yields the protein MQMPFSIRHLSEADIPAVAQIEREAFPTFCPATSFKREMQNKRISYLVVSSAIPADGPDLSVPQPAGVAASAPRGPLPLRLIHSFKGLLKQPRPVESPPRDTPLGFVSIWFLTDEAHITAIAVREAWRGQGLGEILLIGAFEASFQRKSRVMTLEVRVSNSPAIALYEKYGFKRVGIRKGYYTDNREDAAIMTTEPLQAAIFRERFEELRKVCFERHGAVDISFTPQPH from the coding sequence ATGCAAATGCCTTTTTCTATTCGCCACCTATCGGAGGCCGACATCCCCGCCGTCGCCCAAATCGAAAGGGAAGCCTTTCCCACGTTCTGTCCGGCTACCTCTTTCAAACGCGAGATGCAGAACAAGCGCATCTCCTATCTGGTGGTTTCCAGCGCCATCCCAGCCGACGGACCAGACCTATCTGTCCCTCAACCCGCCGGCGTCGCGGCCAGCGCTCCGAGGGGACCTTTACCCCTCCGGCTTATCCACAGCTTCAAAGGCCTCCTGAAGCAGCCAAGGCCCGTGGAGTCTCCTCCCAGGGACACGCCGCTGGGTTTTGTCAGCATCTGGTTTCTCACTGACGAGGCGCACATCACCGCCATCGCCGTGAGAGAAGCCTGGCGAGGCCAGGGCCTCGGCGAGATCCTACTCATCGGCGCTTTTGAAGCGTCCTTCCAGCGCAAAAGCCGTGTGATGACCCTGGAAGTGCGGGTCTCCAACAGCCCGGCCATAGCTCTCTATGAGAAGTACGGCTTCAAGCGCGTGGGGATTCGCAAGGGCTACTACACGGATAATAGGGAAGACGCCGCCATTATGACCACGGAACCTCTCCAGGCCGCCATCTTTCGAGAGCGATTCGAAGAGCTGCGAAAGGTCTGTTTCGAGCGGCACGGCGCTGTGGATATCTCTTTTACTCCTCAGCCCCACTAG
- a CDS encoding CbbQ/NirQ/NorQ/GpvN family protein, translated as MARDNGAGFNQYQIEEYFVASEPYYVPLSDEVEIFEAAFAGKIPIILKGPTGTGKTRFVEYMAWKLSRPVTVIKKASKATRNGEGLIPLVTIACHEDLTASDLVGRYLLDAEGTRWMDGPLTRAVKAGAICYLDEIVEARKDTTVLIHPLADHRRVLPVEKQGLVLEAHEGFQLVISYNPGYQSALKDLKESTRQRFIAIEFNPPPRDQETEIILKESGCSRQQAQSLAKLGEKIRNLADHGLKEAASTRVLIYAGKLMANGISPRRACQVAVVWGITDQHEVQRSVEEVVSSIFE; from the coding sequence ATGGCTAGAGATAACGGCGCTGGGTTCAACCAGTACCAGATTGAAGAGTATTTTGTCGCTTCAGAGCCCTACTATGTCCCGCTGAGCGACGAAGTGGAAATCTTTGAGGCGGCCTTTGCCGGCAAGATCCCCATAATCCTCAAGGGACCCACGGGCACCGGCAAGACACGCTTTGTCGAATACATGGCCTGGAAGCTCAGCCGGCCCGTCACCGTTATCAAGAAGGCAAGCAAGGCGACCCGCAACGGCGAAGGCCTTATCCCCCTTGTTACCATTGCCTGTCACGAAGACCTTACCGCCAGCGACCTGGTTGGCCGCTACCTCCTGGATGCTGAAGGCACCCGGTGGATGGACGGTCCCCTCACCCGCGCTGTCAAAGCCGGGGCTATCTGCTACCTCGACGAGATTGTCGAGGCACGCAAGGATACCACTGTTCTTATACACCCGCTGGCCGACCACCGCCGCGTACTGCCCGTCGAGAAGCAGGGCTTGGTGCTGGAGGCGCACGAGGGCTTCCAGCTTGTTATCTCTTACAACCCCGGCTACCAGAGCGCCCTCAAAGACCTCAAGGAGAGCACCCGCCAGCGCTTCATCGCTATTGAGTTCAATCCCCCGCCTAGGGACCAGGAGACGGAGATTATCCTTAAAGAATCCGGCTGCTCCCGCCAGCAGGCCCAGTCTCTGGCCAAACTCGGCGAGAAAATACGCAATCTTGCCGACCATGGTCTCAAGGAGGCCGCGAGCACCCGTGTTCTCATCTACGCCGGCAAACTTATGGCCAATGGCATCTCTCCGCGCCGCGCTTGCCAGGTGGCCGTGGTCTGGGGCATCACGGACCAGCATGAGGTACAGCGCAGTGTTGAAGAGGTTGTCTCTTCAATCTTTGAATAA